One Pyrobaculum sp. 3827-6 genomic window, GTCGACGGTCGACCCATATACGTCCAGAAACGGGTGGCGGGAGTACCTAACCACCTTGAGCCCACGCCTCTCGGCCTCCTCCACGACGTCGCCCAAGCCCTTTGGGGGCTCCGCGCGGCCGCGCCAGTCTACCGTGAAGCCGGCCAGCTCGCCCCTCCCAGTCCTCTTGGGCTCCAAATAGGCGTCCAGTCCGGACGCGAGCTGGTACACCTCCGACACGGCCGAGTGGTTTAGGTCGGCGGCTACGGCGACGTACTTACCGGCGCGTATCTCTATGCCGTTTATACAGGCGTACGCAGAGGCGAAGGGGACCCTCTGCGTGACAAAGCCGCAGTCCTTTGTTGTCACTACGGCTAGGGGGATGCGCTTGGCTAGCTCCCTCAGAACCTCCTCAACCTCCGCCGGCAGGGCGCCACCCCTCCTAACCTCCTCCGGCGGCACCAGCGTCCCGTCGTAGTCTGTGAAGAGCGCTATGTCCATGGAGGCGCATACGGCGGGTTTATTATAATTGATGCTGAAGGGGGCGGAGCTAGCACAACGCCTCTACCGCTAAAGCCTGTGCCTCCCGGCGGCGTAGGCTATGGCCATTAGGTAGCGCCTCAGCTGGTGGGTTATTAGGAAGTTTCTCCTTACGTGTTCCCTGCCGGCGTTTCCCATTTCCTCTCTTACCTTCTTCTCACGTATGAGGTAAGTCGTGTAGTGGGCCGCCGTCTTTGGGGAGGTGGCTAGGAAGCCCGTCACGCCGTGGATCACCTGTATCTTGATCCCGCCGGCTCTGCCCCCGACTACGGGTTTGCGCTTCCAAAGCGCCTCAGACACCGTGAGGCCGAAGCCCTCTCTTATGGACTTCTGCATCACCACGGTGGCGGCGCGCTGGAAGGCGTTGACCTCCACATGGCTGTCGGGCGGGAGCATTAGTAGATGTATGTCGCGGTCGCCGCCCGCCGCCTTCACAGCCTCGTTGTACACCGCCTCGCCCTCGGGGTCGTCGTGGGCGGGGCTGCCGAGGTACACCAGCTGTAGATCCGGCACATGTCTTTTAGCCAGTCTGTAGGCCTCAACCACGCCTAGCGGGTCCTTGGCGCGGTCGAAGCGGGACACCTGGAGCAACAACGGCCTTTCGGAGTCCACGTCGAATTTACGCACTATCCTCTCCACCGCCGTCTGGGGTAGCTCCATGTTTTTTGGGCTGAGGGGGTCTATGGATGGGGGTATGAGGAGCTGGGGTATGTCCAGGTCGTCGCGGGCGAAGTCGGGTATGTGGAAGATGGCTAGGTTGTACTGCGAGACGTAGCGCCTTAGGTAGCTCCACACGTGGGGGTCCGGGGTGGAGAGATCTATATGGCAACGCCATATCCAGAGCCCCTTCTTCCGGTACTTCACGAGGCCAGCTGGCTGTGGGTCGTGGATGAAGACCACGTCGTAGTCTAGGTCTAGCTCGTTGGCGTTTATCTCCTGCCACTTTTCATATATGGTGTAGTAGTGCTCCGGCACTGCCGAGGTGATCCCCTGGAGGGCGTTGTGGAAGGTCTTCGTCACGGTGAAGAACTCCTGGTCTCCCCTTATCACCTTCCAGTCGGCTCTCAGCCCCAGCTCTCTCATCAGGGGTATGAGTCTGTTTAGTATCTCGGCCACTCCCCCGCCCGCGGCGGTTGAGTTGACGTGGAGTATAGACAGGTCTTCAAGCCTCTGGGCCAGCTTCACAATGGCGTCGATTTCATCTTCTCCGACGAACTGGGAGTATTTTTCAAGCATCATAGGAGGTACCTCTTGAGGGTCTTCAGTATGTCGCCTCTTAGGGACTCCTCGCTGTTGTACATCAGCGGATCTATGCGGGACAGAGCCTCGGCCACTTCGGAAAGGCCGAAGTTTTTCTCTAGCCATGTGGAGAAGTCGTTGCGGCCCGTGCCCTCCAGAACTCTCCTAGTGACGAAGTGGTACACGATGGACTCCCCCGGCACCACCTCGACGAGGTCTAGAAAGTCGGCGAGGGTGTGCGCCACGTAGCTAGTCTCCACCACTACGGGCTCCATGGCCACGAATACAAATTCCGACTTGCCGGCTCTGTCGTCTGCGTGCGGCTCCAGCACTGCTACGAGCTCCTTCCTAATGTCTTCGATCGTCGCAGGTTCTGCGCCGGATATGTCTGACAAGGCGGCGGCCAGCTCCTCGTCGCCAACCTCTTCGCCTACCCAGTGGGCGAAGTCGTTGGTGTACCTCGGGGGGATGAGGTGCTTCGACCTGATGGTGTGGAATAGGTGGTGGAAAAGGGTGTTGGCGTCGGCGTCCTTAATCCCCTGGAGAAGCTGGCGCAGGGTCCTCGCCCTCATCTTGCTGTAGAGAGAAATGTAGTAAGCCGTGTAGAATTTAAACGGAGCTCCCCTCCCCCTTGTATCCAGCGCCTTTGCTCCCAAGCCCACGTCTTTGCACAGCCGCTAATTTATACTTTACCCCCCTTAGTGAATAGGGTGAGGGGGAGTGACTTCACCTCGCTCCTCCGCGGGGCGAAGCTGTAGCACTCGTGGCCGGTGTAGGGGGATATGGCAACCGCCAACTGCCTCTTAACGACGCCGTGTCTGTATCGTATCTCCACCTCCACCACTCTATAAGAGGTGGAGTAGAAGCCCCTGCCCGCGGCGATGTCGTAAAAACGAAGTGCTCTCCTCATTGTAAACACCTCACAGGCTGGATATAACCCAAATAGCTACAATATCCCCACAGGTACGTAGCTAACGACGGCCCGGGAGCGTCGGCCCAGGGGATCAGGTTTAAATTCTATGTCTCCAAGCGGCGCCATGGCTAGCACGAGGGGGGTGTGGCTGGCGGCTGTGGGCAAGGTGGTGGGAGTCGTAGTCACAAGCTTCGCTATTTACTACTCGATTAAGTTTGCAGACTACCTGCTTCACCTGGGTATCACCCCTGACGTGTACGGCGTGCTGATAGCATTTATTGCCTCTGCGGCGGGCATCGTGATTTCAAACATCTTGGGCAACGCCGTGATTCTGCATCTTAAACCTGCACTCAAGGAGAGGGCGTTTTCCGTGGGCAACGTCATAAAGATCATCGGCTTCATGTTTTCGATACTGGTGGCTTTTACGCTGGGGAAAATTGGAGCTGAGGCGGCATTGCTGGGCGGCACCGTAACGGGCCTCGTGCTGGGTTTAGCCCTACAGCCGGTGCTCAGCAACCTCTTCGCCGGGTTGGTGATTCTAGCCACTAGATTCGTCACAATTGGCGACGTGGTTAGAATAACGTCGACAGGGATCCCCTATCAGCTAGCCGTACTGCCCCCCTACAAGTACTTCTCACCGGACTACGTAGTGCCGGGCTACAAAGGCCGCGTCGTGGAGATTGGGCTGTTTTATACAACCGTCATTTTAGACACAGGCTACGAGCTGAAAATCCCCAACTCCATACTGCTGAACTCAGGCGTGGTGGACTACACGCCGCAGTGGAGCGAGAAGAGCACCGTCATGGTGAGGATTGAGCTACCGCTCTCTGTAATAAACTTCGACGCAGTGGAGAGGGAGGTGAGGGAGGCTCTCGCGGAGTTTAACATCGTCGCTGTGGACTTCACAGAGCAGAGCGATAAAGACCACGTAATTCTGAGAATAAAGCTGGAGGTGCCCAGCGGCGCCGACTGGCGTGACTTAAAGAGCCGAGCTCTGAAGAAACTGCTGGAGTACCGGGAGAGGAAGATTAGGGAGAACTACTACAGATACCTCTGCCTCACCCGCGCCGTCCTCTGCGACCGCTATGCAGAACAGCTGGCTAGGGAGGGGCCCCGCGCCTCTTCTTAGGCGACGCGGCTCCTCAATAGGTGGACTAGGCGGGACTTGGCGAGCCACCTTTCCACCGGGATTTTCAGTAGGTAGGAGGCGGCCTCTAGGGCGTCCTCCAAAGTGTCGAACCGGGCGGGGGGCTCTCTAAACATCGCCCTGACGTTTTCCCGCACCCACCAGACACCGACGGGCAGTGTGAAGCCGGTGTAGACCTCGCGCCAGAGCACCGCCGCCGCCTGCCTCTTCATGCGGAGCAGAGCCTCGGCCACGGCTAGGCGGGCCGCGTAGTAGCACCCGCCGATCTCCGGGTAGTCCCTCCTGCCGCCGTACAGCTCGTAGTCCACCTCTACCTCGACCCCCTCGCCGGGGTTCCACACGGTGTGCGGCTCGAAGGCCTCCCCCCACTCATACGCCCACCTAGAGGGGGCCAGTATCGCAATAAACAGATTGCCAACAGTCCTCCTCGCGTACAGGTAGTAGCCGTCTACCTCCGGCATTTCCTTGACCCTTTCAAGCAGGTGGTCAGACACTATCTTGTCCACTGCGGTGATGGCCCACCGGGTTGGGACGAGGCGGCGCCGGCGGCCTAGGGCCCCGGCGCTGAGGACGCGGGCTATGTAGCTCACGTCGAGGCCGGCCTCGTAGAGCTCCACCACGGCCTCTCTAGCCTTTACTTCTCTGTCGCCGTAGAGCTCCTCAGCCTTCCTAGGCAACTTCGGCTCGGTGGTGAAGCGAATGCTTTTAGCCGGCGCAGCTGGCCCCATGGGCGGCGCGTATTCGCTGAGGTACGCCCCCCTTGGCTCCCTGGCGAACTCCACCTCTGCGTCCACCGGCCTCTGGGAGAGGACGGCTAGCTGTATCTCCTGAAGCGC contains:
- a CDS encoding DUF5752 family protein yields the protein MGLGAKALDTRGRGAPFKFYTAYYISLYSKMRARTLRQLLQGIKDADANTLFHHLFHTIRSKHLIPPRYTNDFAHWVGEEVGDEELAAALSDISGAEPATIEDIRKELVAVLEPHADDRAGKSEFVFVAMEPVVVETSYVAHTLADFLDLVEVVPGESIVYHFVTRRVLEGTGRNDFSTWLEKNFGLSEVAEALSRIDPLMYNSEESLRGDILKTLKRYLL
- a CDS encoding HAD-IIB family hydrolase, encoding MDIALFTDYDGTLVPPEEVRRGGALPAEVEEVLRELAKRIPLAVVTTKDCGFVTQRVPFASAYACINGIEIRAGKYVAVAADLNHSAVSEVYQLASGLDAYLEPKRTGRGELAGFTVDWRGRAEPPKGLGDVVEEAERRGLKVVRYSRHPFLDVYGSTVDKGDAVRVLKALLGVRHVAYMGDSENDLPAWREADVKILVRHSLNRGFAVPGAVAVDYKDLVPYLTEVLKNFK
- a CDS encoding Nre family DNA repair protein — encoded protein: MDRLRPELCVRCRGGRYLCGLAYCPLLARRLSAPHRLGAVRELRGASPPSLFVGRVGYPKVRVYPAAPPELGDTTIYEDPARWLGLPLERFVAMRLSLYRASLHLRVEDAANPPRALQEIQLAVLSQRPVDAEVEFAREPRGAYLSEYAPPMGPAAPAKSIRFTTEPKLPRKAEELYGDREVKAREAVVELYEAGLDVSYIARVLSAGALGRRRRLVPTRWAITAVDKIVSDHLLERVKEMPEVDGYYLYARRTVGNLFIAILAPSRWAYEWGEAFEPHTVWNPGEGVEVEVDYELYGGRRDYPEIGGCYYAARLAVAEALLRMKRQAAAVLWREVYTGFTLPVGVWWVRENVRAMFREPPARFDTLEDALEAASYLLKIPVERWLAKSRLVHLLRSRVA
- a CDS encoding glycosyltransferase, which gives rise to MLEKYSQFVGEDEIDAIVKLAQRLEDLSILHVNSTAAGGGVAEILNRLIPLMRELGLRADWKVIRGDQEFFTVTKTFHNALQGITSAVPEHYYTIYEKWQEINANELDLDYDVVFIHDPQPAGLVKYRKKGLWIWRCHIDLSTPDPHVWSYLRRYVSQYNLAIFHIPDFARDDLDIPQLLIPPSIDPLSPKNMELPQTAVERIVRKFDVDSERPLLLQVSRFDRAKDPLGVVEAYRLAKRHVPDLQLVYLGSPAHDDPEGEAVYNEAVKAAGGDRDIHLLMLPPDSHVEVNAFQRAATVVMQKSIREGFGLTVSEALWKRKPVVGGRAGGIKIQVIHGVTGFLATSPKTAAHYTTYLIREKKVREEMGNAGREHVRRNFLITHQLRRYLMAIAYAAGRHRL
- a CDS encoding mechanosensitive ion channel family protein produces the protein MASTRGVWLAAVGKVVGVVVTSFAIYYSIKFADYLLHLGITPDVYGVLIAFIASAAGIVISNILGNAVILHLKPALKERAFSVGNVIKIIGFMFSILVAFTLGKIGAEAALLGGTVTGLVLGLALQPVLSNLFAGLVILATRFVTIGDVVRITSTGIPYQLAVLPPYKYFSPDYVVPGYKGRVVEIGLFYTTVILDTGYELKIPNSILLNSGVVDYTPQWSEKSTVMVRIELPLSVINFDAVEREVREALAEFNIVAVDFTEQSDKDHVILRIKLEVPSGADWRDLKSRALKKLLEYRERKIRENYYRYLCLTRAVLCDRYAEQLAREGPRASS